From a single Nicotiana tomentosiformis chromosome 2, ASM39032v3, whole genome shotgun sequence genomic region:
- the LOC104111164 gene encoding uncharacterized protein — MSRLSFRPRPLDIHKKLPILKSIKDFEDDDGQTNTRNLILRLAAEATENEVPQTSSKKLAPEIPTPESVIVDTYERDYSPTFAQPTSYIHARGVRAEIGEFVEYDLDNEDEDWLQELNRERKVLAAEKLETILYKLEVLDHKARERAGVIATTLGSAVPVLLSFDAAVEALQSLSIKYGVFQSIYNYWKDKRERWQKPVLRRLQPPPPVNDTNPYNVFRPREKAHRLHTRRMQRRENNAQSFEKLRQVRRNLDQAKFILEALIKREEKKREVIESEISLQRLQMKHKNESDLFGDTLALPEFPSFPSKVVSSEDEFVDSDDPAISRPHGRHIAQNITFPDSKAVIASPGIMRREFKRRHVPVGWLHKLDPNEPPLLFTKPLDPDKLSAAGIIPPGSPTPNGLHARTFNFRGRMGRGGRIVFDRWNPLSHTPIECGDTLYVPPKARHSAHQ, encoded by the exons ATGAGTAGACTCTCATTTAGGCCGCGTCCACTTGACATTCACAAGAAGTTGCCAATTTTAAAATCTATCAAGGATTTTGAGGATGATGATGGCCAGACTAATACGCGAAACCTTATTCTTCGTCTCGCTGCTGAAGCCACAGAAAATGAG GTACCACAAACTTCTAGCAAGAAGTTGGCTCCTGAAATACCTACTCCTGAGTCTGTGATTGTGGATACATATGAAAGAGATTATTCGCCCACTTTTGCTCAGCCAACGTCATATATACATGCTAGAGGAG TTCGGGCTGAGATTGGAGAATTTGTTGAGTATGATCTTGACAATGAGGATGAAGATTGGCTTCAAGAGCTCAACAGAGAAAGAAAGGTTCTTGCAGCTGAAAA GTTGGAGACAATCCTGTACAAACTAGAAGTTTTAGATCACAAGGCTCGAGAAAGAGCAGGAGTTATAGCAACTACTCTTGGCTCTGCAGTTCCTGTGCTTCTAAGTTTTGATGCTGCTGTTGAG GCCTTGCAATCTTTATCCATTAAATATGGAGTATTCCAGTCTATTTATAATTACTGGAAGGATAAG CGGGAGCGGTGGCAGAAGCCTGTTCTTCGGCGTTTGCAG CCTCCTCCACCAGTTAACGACACGAATCCATATAATGTATTTAGGCCAAGGGAGAAGGCCCACAGACTTCATACAAGGAGG ATGCAAAGGAGGGAAAACAACGCGCAGTCATTTGAAAAGCTTCGCCAG GTTAGGCGCAATCTTGACCAAGCAAAGTTCATCCTTGAGGCTCTCATCAAG AGAGAGGAGAAGAAGCGAGAGGTTATTGAGAGTGAGATTAGTCTCCAGAGACTTCAAATGAAACACAAG AATGAAAGTGATCTTTTCGGGGATACCTTGGCTCTACCTGAATTTCCTTCCTTCCCAAGTAAGGTTGTTTCAAGTGAGGACGAATTTGTCGACTCTGATGATCCTGCTATTAGTCGTCCGCATGGTCGTCATATAGCACAAAATATAACCTTCCCCGACTCCAAGGCGGTGATAGCTTCTCCTGGAATCATGAGGCGAGAGTTCAAGCGAAGGCACGTGCCGGTTGGATGGCTGCATAAATTG GATCCGAACGAGCCACCTTTGCTATTCACAAAACCTCTGGACCCAGACAAATTGTCAGCTGCAGGTATTATACCTCCAGGTTCTCCAACACCAAATGGCCTACATGCACGCACATTTAACTTTCGTGGAAGGATGGGGCGAGGTGGCCGTATCGTGTTTGATAGATGGAATCCACTTAGTCATACACCAATTGAGTGCGGTGATACACTATATGTTCCACCAAAGGCCCGGCATTCTGCACATCAGTGA